In Columba livia isolate bColLiv1 breed racing homer chromosome 6, bColLiv1.pat.W.v2, whole genome shotgun sequence, a single genomic region encodes these proteins:
- the DNA2 gene encoding DNA replication ATP-dependent helicase/nuclease DNA2 isoform X2, with the protein MAGDIIHLEGECSSSTWVINEQSGYLVLYPDLLLSGTTISNSIRCMRRAVLSERFRGSESGSRQTLIGTILHEIFQQSVTNNLAQEKVEELANKIVYGQKYLKEMYHLNLKQTEIMQEVEEYLPSFFKWVEDFMHNPANQNKMQLKLSSEEKTQDFSSKIEIEDILDIEENIWSPRFGLKGKIDVTARVKIHRQSGVQSRIMPLEIKSGKESNSIEHRSQVILYTLLNLERRVDPEAGFLLYLKTGTMYPVSGARMDRRELMKLRNHVAFYLMHSTSKSAVGRQQSELAALPPVIDDSQACKYCSQIHNCFLYSRAVEQKMGNVSCPPAMVPVIERETQHLKPSHLEYFSLWYRMLTLELQSGESRKGYKNIWMMSSLEREKAGDCVGNMIRVGEVQEIYEGQYLHFFQRKNGAIPGTNLLVGDRVVVSGEEDGLLGLATGYVRGVSAAKVSCLLGRNLSKLPKTTTFRLDHEEGDFGIGVPFENLSKLMKDSPVSERLRNLVIDFHKPHFIQHLSSVLPPEAKETVANILKGLNKPQKQAMKQVLLSKDYTLIVGMPGTGKTTTICALVRILSACGFSVLLTSFTHTAVDNILLKLAKFKVGFLRLGRAQKVHPDIRKFTEEEICRSKSIKSVMDLEGIYNSQPVVATSCMGVNHPIFAQKQFDFCIVDEASQISQLICLGPLFCSKRFVLVGDHQQLPPLVLNAEARDLGMSESLFKRLEQNQNAVVQLTVQYRMNSKIMSLSNMLVYEGKLECGSEKVSNATVNLPNLKKLKLELADASKTWLKEVLDPDTPVCFLNTEKVPAPEKAEKGGVSNVTEAKLVLFLTSLFIKAGCKPSDIGIISPYRHQLKTITDLMAKLKESRVEVNTVDKYQGRDKSIIIVSFVRNSNDENLGALLKDWRRLNVAITRAKHKLIMVGCVPSLCRYPPLEKLLGHLQSEAMIFSLPAGAHESIHKCNIL; encoded by the exons ATGGCTG GAGATATCATTCATCTGGAAGGGGAGTGTAGCTCCAGTACCTGGGTCATAAATGAGCAGTCTGGGTACCTGGTTCTTTACCCAGATCTGCTGCTTTCTGGCACTACAATATCAAATAGTATTCGATGTATGAGAAGAGCAGTGCTGAGTGAAAGGTTTAGG GGCTCAGAGTCTGGTTCACGCCAAACACTCATTGGTACAATTCTTCACGAAATTTTCCAACAATCAGTAACAAATAACTTGGCACAAGAAAAAGTTGAAGAACTAGCAAATAAAATTGTGTATGGACAAAAGTACCTCAAAGAAAT GTATCACCTAAatctgaaacaaacagaaataatgcaGGAAGTGGAAGAATATTTGccatcattttttaaatgggTGGAAGACTTCATGCACAATCCAGctaaccaaaataaaatgcaactaAAACT gtCAAGTGAAGAGAAAACACAAGATTTCTCTTCGAAGATAGAGATTGAAGATATCTTGGACATTGAAGAGAACATCTGGTCTCCcaggtttgggttgaagggaaaGATTGATGTTACAGCCAGGGTGAAAATTCACCGCCAGTCTGGAGTTCAGTCTCGGATAATGCCCTTAGAGATCAAGTCTGGCAAGGAATCAAACTCCATAGAGCACAGAAGTCAG GTTATTTTGTATACATTGTTGAATTTAGAACGGAGAGTAGATCCTGAAGCTGGATTTCTTCTTTATCTTAAAACTGGTACTATGTATCCTGTTTCTGGAGCTCGCATGGACCGAAGAG AACTAATGAAGTTAAGAAACCATGTGGCCTTCTATTTAATGCACAGTACATCTAAGTCTGCCGTGGGAAGACAGCAGTCAGAGCTTGCTGCTTTGCCTCCTGTCATTGATGACAGTCAAGCCTGTAAATATTGCTCCCAAATACACAATTGCTTTCTATACAGCAG AGCTGTAGAACAGAAGATGGGCAACGTGTCTTGTCCTCCCGCTATGGTACCTGTTATTGAAAGAGAGACCCAGCACCTGAAGCCCTCCCACTTAGAGTATTTCAGCCTGTGGTATCGAATGCTAACCTTGGAGCTGCAAAGTGGAGAGAGCAGAAAGGGATATAAAAATATATGGATGATGTCTTCTTTGGAAAG AGAGAAGGCTGGAGATTGTGTTGGAAACATGATCAGAGTTGGTGAAGTGCAGGAAATTTACGAGGGACAGtatctacatttttttcaacGTAAAAATGGTGCCATACCTGGAACAAATCTATTGGTTGGTGATCGAGTGGTTGTGAGTGGAGAGGAAGATGGTTTACTTGGTTTGGCTACTGGCTATGTTAGAGGAGTCAGTGCGGCAAAAGTCTCCTGTTTGTTGGGCAG GAATTTGTCAAAGCTCCCAAAAACCACCACATTTAGGCTGGATCATGAAGAAGGAGACTTTGGTATAGGAGTCCCTTTTGAAAACCTTTCTAAATTGATGAAAGATTCTCCAGTCAG TGAAAGGCTCCGCAACTTGGTAATCGACTTCCACAAACCACATTTTATTCAGCATCTGAGCTCTGTCCTTCCTCCAGAAGCAAAGGAAACTGTTGCTAATATTTTAAAGG gtCTGAATAAGCCTCAGAAACAGGCGATGAAACAAGTGCTGCTTTCAAAAGACTACACACTTATTGTGGGTATGCCTGGAACAGGAAAAACTACTACAATATGTGCTCTA GTGAGAATTCTTTCTGCTTGTGGCTTCAGTGTTCTTCTGACCAGTTTTACGCACACTGCTGTAGACAACATCCTGCTCAAGCTAGCCAAATTCAAAGTTGGTTTCTTGCGGTTGGGGCGAGCTCAGAAAGTTCATCCGGATATACGGAAAtttacagaagaagaaatttgCAGGTCCAAATCAATTAAATCTGTAATGGATTTGGAAGGGATCTATAACAGTCAG CCAGTGGTAGCAACGTCTTGCATGGGAGTAAATCACCCCATCTTTGCTCAGAAGCAATTTGATTTCTGTATAGTTGATGAAGCTTCCCAAATAAGCCAGCTCATCTGTCTGGGCCCACTGTTCTGTTCGAAAAGGTTTGTGCTGGTAGGGGATCATCAGCAGCTGCCTCCACTTGTACTGAACGCAGAGGCAAG AGATCTTGGTATGAGTGAAAGCTTATTTAAAAGgctggaacaaaaccaaaatgctgtTGTGCAATTAACTGTGCAATACCGAATGAATAG TAAAATTATGTCACTGAGTAACATGTTAGTGTATGAAGGCAAACTGGAATGTGGCTCAGAGAAGGTATCAAATGCCACTGTGAACTTGCCCAACCTAAAAAAATTGAAACTGGAGCTTGCAGATGCTTCAAAAACATGGTTGAAAGAAGTACTTGATCCAGACACACCTGTGTGTTTTCTGAACACGGAGAAG gtgCCAGcaccagaaaaggcagaaaaaggtgGTGTAAGTAATGTGACAGAAGCTAAACTAGTGCTCTTCCTCACATCCTTATTTATTAAG GCTGGCTGTAAGCCTTCAGACATTGGCATTATATCACCATACAGACACCAATTAAAAACAATCACCGATTTGATGGCAAAATTGAAGGAGAGCAGAGTGGAAGTCAACACGGTAGACAAATACCAAGGAAGAGACAAAAGTATCATAATTGTATCTTTTGTTAGAAACAGCAATGATGAAAAT CTTGGTGCCCTCCTGAAGGACTGGCGACGTCTTAATGTGGCTATCACCAGGGCCAAGCACAAACTCATCATGGTGGGCTGCGTTCCATCCCTGTGCCGCTACCCTCCTTTGGAGAAGCTCCTCGGCCATTTGCAGTCGGAGGCAATG ATCTTCAGTCTTCCAGCAGGGGCTCACGAAAGTATCCACAAGTGTAACATTTTGTGA
- the DNA2 gene encoding DNA replication ATP-dependent helicase/nuclease DNA2 isoform X1 — MAESFQKKVTDSPDAILRNGLNNRYRVLEVSVIQRNGSDPEKHLTITASQSLEDTELCILRNGWESVPVVPGDIIHLEGECSSSTWVINEQSGYLVLYPDLLLSGTTISNSIRCMRRAVLSERFRGSESGSRQTLIGTILHEIFQQSVTNNLAQEKVEELANKIVYGQKYLKEMYHLNLKQTEIMQEVEEYLPSFFKWVEDFMHNPANQNKMQLKLSSEEKTQDFSSKIEIEDILDIEENIWSPRFGLKGKIDVTARVKIHRQSGVQSRIMPLEIKSGKESNSIEHRSQVILYTLLNLERRVDPEAGFLLYLKTGTMYPVSGARMDRRELMKLRNHVAFYLMHSTSKSAVGRQQSELAALPPVIDDSQACKYCSQIHNCFLYSRAVEQKMGNVSCPPAMVPVIERETQHLKPSHLEYFSLWYRMLTLELQSGESRKGYKNIWMMSSLEREKAGDCVGNMIRVGEVQEIYEGQYLHFFQRKNGAIPGTNLLVGDRVVVSGEEDGLLGLATGYVRGVSAAKVSCLLGRNLSKLPKTTTFRLDHEEGDFGIGVPFENLSKLMKDSPVSERLRNLVIDFHKPHFIQHLSSVLPPEAKETVANILKGLNKPQKQAMKQVLLSKDYTLIVGMPGTGKTTTICALVRILSACGFSVLLTSFTHTAVDNILLKLAKFKVGFLRLGRAQKVHPDIRKFTEEEICRSKSIKSVMDLEGIYNSQPVVATSCMGVNHPIFAQKQFDFCIVDEASQISQLICLGPLFCSKRFVLVGDHQQLPPLVLNAEARDLGMSESLFKRLEQNQNAVVQLTVQYRMNSKIMSLSNMLVYEGKLECGSEKVSNATVNLPNLKKLKLELADASKTWLKEVLDPDTPVCFLNTEKVPAPEKAEKGGVSNVTEAKLVLFLTSLFIKAGCKPSDIGIISPYRHQLKTITDLMAKLKESRVEVNTVDKYQGRDKSIIIVSFVRNSNDENLGALLKDWRRLNVAITRAKHKLIMVGCVPSLCRYPPLEKLLGHLQSEAMIFSLPAGAHESIHKCNIL; from the exons ATGGCGGAAAG ttttcagaaaaaagtGACTGACTCCCCTGACGCAATACTTAGGAATGGGTTGAACAACAGATACCGTGTGTTGGAAGTCAGCGTAATACAGAGAAATGGAAGTGACCCCGAGAAACACTTGACAATTACAGCATCTCAGTCGCTGGAAGATACCGAACTGTGTATTCTTAGGAATGGCTG GGAATCTGTTCCGGTTGTTCCAGGAGATATCATTCATCTGGAAGGGGAGTGTAGCTCCAGTACCTGGGTCATAAATGAGCAGTCTGGGTACCTGGTTCTTTACCCAGATCTGCTGCTTTCTGGCACTACAATATCAAATAGTATTCGATGTATGAGAAGAGCAGTGCTGAGTGAAAGGTTTAGG GGCTCAGAGTCTGGTTCACGCCAAACACTCATTGGTACAATTCTTCACGAAATTTTCCAACAATCAGTAACAAATAACTTGGCACAAGAAAAAGTTGAAGAACTAGCAAATAAAATTGTGTATGGACAAAAGTACCTCAAAGAAAT GTATCACCTAAatctgaaacaaacagaaataatgcaGGAAGTGGAAGAATATTTGccatcattttttaaatgggTGGAAGACTTCATGCACAATCCAGctaaccaaaataaaatgcaactaAAACT gtCAAGTGAAGAGAAAACACAAGATTTCTCTTCGAAGATAGAGATTGAAGATATCTTGGACATTGAAGAGAACATCTGGTCTCCcaggtttgggttgaagggaaaGATTGATGTTACAGCCAGGGTGAAAATTCACCGCCAGTCTGGAGTTCAGTCTCGGATAATGCCCTTAGAGATCAAGTCTGGCAAGGAATCAAACTCCATAGAGCACAGAAGTCAG GTTATTTTGTATACATTGTTGAATTTAGAACGGAGAGTAGATCCTGAAGCTGGATTTCTTCTTTATCTTAAAACTGGTACTATGTATCCTGTTTCTGGAGCTCGCATGGACCGAAGAG AACTAATGAAGTTAAGAAACCATGTGGCCTTCTATTTAATGCACAGTACATCTAAGTCTGCCGTGGGAAGACAGCAGTCAGAGCTTGCTGCTTTGCCTCCTGTCATTGATGACAGTCAAGCCTGTAAATATTGCTCCCAAATACACAATTGCTTTCTATACAGCAG AGCTGTAGAACAGAAGATGGGCAACGTGTCTTGTCCTCCCGCTATGGTACCTGTTATTGAAAGAGAGACCCAGCACCTGAAGCCCTCCCACTTAGAGTATTTCAGCCTGTGGTATCGAATGCTAACCTTGGAGCTGCAAAGTGGAGAGAGCAGAAAGGGATATAAAAATATATGGATGATGTCTTCTTTGGAAAG AGAGAAGGCTGGAGATTGTGTTGGAAACATGATCAGAGTTGGTGAAGTGCAGGAAATTTACGAGGGACAGtatctacatttttttcaacGTAAAAATGGTGCCATACCTGGAACAAATCTATTGGTTGGTGATCGAGTGGTTGTGAGTGGAGAGGAAGATGGTTTACTTGGTTTGGCTACTGGCTATGTTAGAGGAGTCAGTGCGGCAAAAGTCTCCTGTTTGTTGGGCAG GAATTTGTCAAAGCTCCCAAAAACCACCACATTTAGGCTGGATCATGAAGAAGGAGACTTTGGTATAGGAGTCCCTTTTGAAAACCTTTCTAAATTGATGAAAGATTCTCCAGTCAG TGAAAGGCTCCGCAACTTGGTAATCGACTTCCACAAACCACATTTTATTCAGCATCTGAGCTCTGTCCTTCCTCCAGAAGCAAAGGAAACTGTTGCTAATATTTTAAAGG gtCTGAATAAGCCTCAGAAACAGGCGATGAAACAAGTGCTGCTTTCAAAAGACTACACACTTATTGTGGGTATGCCTGGAACAGGAAAAACTACTACAATATGTGCTCTA GTGAGAATTCTTTCTGCTTGTGGCTTCAGTGTTCTTCTGACCAGTTTTACGCACACTGCTGTAGACAACATCCTGCTCAAGCTAGCCAAATTCAAAGTTGGTTTCTTGCGGTTGGGGCGAGCTCAGAAAGTTCATCCGGATATACGGAAAtttacagaagaagaaatttgCAGGTCCAAATCAATTAAATCTGTAATGGATTTGGAAGGGATCTATAACAGTCAG CCAGTGGTAGCAACGTCTTGCATGGGAGTAAATCACCCCATCTTTGCTCAGAAGCAATTTGATTTCTGTATAGTTGATGAAGCTTCCCAAATAAGCCAGCTCATCTGTCTGGGCCCACTGTTCTGTTCGAAAAGGTTTGTGCTGGTAGGGGATCATCAGCAGCTGCCTCCACTTGTACTGAACGCAGAGGCAAG AGATCTTGGTATGAGTGAAAGCTTATTTAAAAGgctggaacaaaaccaaaatgctgtTGTGCAATTAACTGTGCAATACCGAATGAATAG TAAAATTATGTCACTGAGTAACATGTTAGTGTATGAAGGCAAACTGGAATGTGGCTCAGAGAAGGTATCAAATGCCACTGTGAACTTGCCCAACCTAAAAAAATTGAAACTGGAGCTTGCAGATGCTTCAAAAACATGGTTGAAAGAAGTACTTGATCCAGACACACCTGTGTGTTTTCTGAACACGGAGAAG gtgCCAGcaccagaaaaggcagaaaaaggtgGTGTAAGTAATGTGACAGAAGCTAAACTAGTGCTCTTCCTCACATCCTTATTTATTAAG GCTGGCTGTAAGCCTTCAGACATTGGCATTATATCACCATACAGACACCAATTAAAAACAATCACCGATTTGATGGCAAAATTGAAGGAGAGCAGAGTGGAAGTCAACACGGTAGACAAATACCAAGGAAGAGACAAAAGTATCATAATTGTATCTTTTGTTAGAAACAGCAATGATGAAAAT CTTGGTGCCCTCCTGAAGGACTGGCGACGTCTTAATGTGGCTATCACCAGGGCCAAGCACAAACTCATCATGGTGGGCTGCGTTCCATCCCTGTGCCGCTACCCTCCTTTGGAGAAGCTCCTCGGCCATTTGCAGTCGGAGGCAATG ATCTTCAGTCTTCCAGCAGGGGCTCACGAAAGTATCCACAAGTGTAACATTTTGTGA
- the DNA2 gene encoding DNA replication ATP-dependent helicase/nuclease DNA2 isoform X3, translating to MRRAVLSERFRGSESGSRQTLIGTILHEIFQQSVTNNLAQEKVEELANKIVYGQKYLKEMYHLNLKQTEIMQEVEEYLPSFFKWVEDFMHNPANQNKMQLKLSSEEKTQDFSSKIEIEDILDIEENIWSPRFGLKGKIDVTARVKIHRQSGVQSRIMPLEIKSGKESNSIEHRSQVILYTLLNLERRVDPEAGFLLYLKTGTMYPVSGARMDRRELMKLRNHVAFYLMHSTSKSAVGRQQSELAALPPVIDDSQACKYCSQIHNCFLYSRAVEQKMGNVSCPPAMVPVIERETQHLKPSHLEYFSLWYRMLTLELQSGESRKGYKNIWMMSSLEREKAGDCVGNMIRVGEVQEIYEGQYLHFFQRKNGAIPGTNLLVGDRVVVSGEEDGLLGLATGYVRGVSAAKVSCLLGRNLSKLPKTTTFRLDHEEGDFGIGVPFENLSKLMKDSPVSERLRNLVIDFHKPHFIQHLSSVLPPEAKETVANILKGLNKPQKQAMKQVLLSKDYTLIVGMPGTGKTTTICALVRILSACGFSVLLTSFTHTAVDNILLKLAKFKVGFLRLGRAQKVHPDIRKFTEEEICRSKSIKSVMDLEGIYNSQPVVATSCMGVNHPIFAQKQFDFCIVDEASQISQLICLGPLFCSKRFVLVGDHQQLPPLVLNAEARDLGMSESLFKRLEQNQNAVVQLTVQYRMNSKIMSLSNMLVYEGKLECGSEKVSNATVNLPNLKKLKLELADASKTWLKEVLDPDTPVCFLNTEKVPAPEKAEKGGVSNVTEAKLVLFLTSLFIKAGCKPSDIGIISPYRHQLKTITDLMAKLKESRVEVNTVDKYQGRDKSIIIVSFVRNSNDENLGALLKDWRRLNVAITRAKHKLIMVGCVPSLCRYPPLEKLLGHLQSEAMIFSLPAGAHESIHKCNIL from the exons ATGAGAAGAGCAGTGCTGAGTGAAAGGTTTAGG GGCTCAGAGTCTGGTTCACGCCAAACACTCATTGGTACAATTCTTCACGAAATTTTCCAACAATCAGTAACAAATAACTTGGCACAAGAAAAAGTTGAAGAACTAGCAAATAAAATTGTGTATGGACAAAAGTACCTCAAAGAAAT GTATCACCTAAatctgaaacaaacagaaataatgcaGGAAGTGGAAGAATATTTGccatcattttttaaatgggTGGAAGACTTCATGCACAATCCAGctaaccaaaataaaatgcaactaAAACT gtCAAGTGAAGAGAAAACACAAGATTTCTCTTCGAAGATAGAGATTGAAGATATCTTGGACATTGAAGAGAACATCTGGTCTCCcaggtttgggttgaagggaaaGATTGATGTTACAGCCAGGGTGAAAATTCACCGCCAGTCTGGAGTTCAGTCTCGGATAATGCCCTTAGAGATCAAGTCTGGCAAGGAATCAAACTCCATAGAGCACAGAAGTCAG GTTATTTTGTATACATTGTTGAATTTAGAACGGAGAGTAGATCCTGAAGCTGGATTTCTTCTTTATCTTAAAACTGGTACTATGTATCCTGTTTCTGGAGCTCGCATGGACCGAAGAG AACTAATGAAGTTAAGAAACCATGTGGCCTTCTATTTAATGCACAGTACATCTAAGTCTGCCGTGGGAAGACAGCAGTCAGAGCTTGCTGCTTTGCCTCCTGTCATTGATGACAGTCAAGCCTGTAAATATTGCTCCCAAATACACAATTGCTTTCTATACAGCAG AGCTGTAGAACAGAAGATGGGCAACGTGTCTTGTCCTCCCGCTATGGTACCTGTTATTGAAAGAGAGACCCAGCACCTGAAGCCCTCCCACTTAGAGTATTTCAGCCTGTGGTATCGAATGCTAACCTTGGAGCTGCAAAGTGGAGAGAGCAGAAAGGGATATAAAAATATATGGATGATGTCTTCTTTGGAAAG AGAGAAGGCTGGAGATTGTGTTGGAAACATGATCAGAGTTGGTGAAGTGCAGGAAATTTACGAGGGACAGtatctacatttttttcaacGTAAAAATGGTGCCATACCTGGAACAAATCTATTGGTTGGTGATCGAGTGGTTGTGAGTGGAGAGGAAGATGGTTTACTTGGTTTGGCTACTGGCTATGTTAGAGGAGTCAGTGCGGCAAAAGTCTCCTGTTTGTTGGGCAG GAATTTGTCAAAGCTCCCAAAAACCACCACATTTAGGCTGGATCATGAAGAAGGAGACTTTGGTATAGGAGTCCCTTTTGAAAACCTTTCTAAATTGATGAAAGATTCTCCAGTCAG TGAAAGGCTCCGCAACTTGGTAATCGACTTCCACAAACCACATTTTATTCAGCATCTGAGCTCTGTCCTTCCTCCAGAAGCAAAGGAAACTGTTGCTAATATTTTAAAGG gtCTGAATAAGCCTCAGAAACAGGCGATGAAACAAGTGCTGCTTTCAAAAGACTACACACTTATTGTGGGTATGCCTGGAACAGGAAAAACTACTACAATATGTGCTCTA GTGAGAATTCTTTCTGCTTGTGGCTTCAGTGTTCTTCTGACCAGTTTTACGCACACTGCTGTAGACAACATCCTGCTCAAGCTAGCCAAATTCAAAGTTGGTTTCTTGCGGTTGGGGCGAGCTCAGAAAGTTCATCCGGATATACGGAAAtttacagaagaagaaatttgCAGGTCCAAATCAATTAAATCTGTAATGGATTTGGAAGGGATCTATAACAGTCAG CCAGTGGTAGCAACGTCTTGCATGGGAGTAAATCACCCCATCTTTGCTCAGAAGCAATTTGATTTCTGTATAGTTGATGAAGCTTCCCAAATAAGCCAGCTCATCTGTCTGGGCCCACTGTTCTGTTCGAAAAGGTTTGTGCTGGTAGGGGATCATCAGCAGCTGCCTCCACTTGTACTGAACGCAGAGGCAAG AGATCTTGGTATGAGTGAAAGCTTATTTAAAAGgctggaacaaaaccaaaatgctgtTGTGCAATTAACTGTGCAATACCGAATGAATAG TAAAATTATGTCACTGAGTAACATGTTAGTGTATGAAGGCAAACTGGAATGTGGCTCAGAGAAGGTATCAAATGCCACTGTGAACTTGCCCAACCTAAAAAAATTGAAACTGGAGCTTGCAGATGCTTCAAAAACATGGTTGAAAGAAGTACTTGATCCAGACACACCTGTGTGTTTTCTGAACACGGAGAAG gtgCCAGcaccagaaaaggcagaaaaaggtgGTGTAAGTAATGTGACAGAAGCTAAACTAGTGCTCTTCCTCACATCCTTATTTATTAAG GCTGGCTGTAAGCCTTCAGACATTGGCATTATATCACCATACAGACACCAATTAAAAACAATCACCGATTTGATGGCAAAATTGAAGGAGAGCAGAGTGGAAGTCAACACGGTAGACAAATACCAAGGAAGAGACAAAAGTATCATAATTGTATCTTTTGTTAGAAACAGCAATGATGAAAAT CTTGGTGCCCTCCTGAAGGACTGGCGACGTCTTAATGTGGCTATCACCAGGGCCAAGCACAAACTCATCATGGTGGGCTGCGTTCCATCCCTGTGCCGCTACCCTCCTTTGGAGAAGCTCCTCGGCCATTTGCAGTCGGAGGCAATG ATCTTCAGTCTTCCAGCAGGGGCTCACGAAAGTATCCACAAGTGTAACATTTTGTGA